gaaagaaacttgaattttcgaaaaagaaatgaatttggcatgaattatattgcataattagaaattgatttcgaattaatgaactctatatgcttattttttataaatgattatttacttaaatatctgatgaaatttgttgagaagtgatcattacttactgggctgtctagctcattatctcctattttactgtttttacagatgttgaggaattaagatgatacaaaatggaagagtgatcagaagcaaaatctctatacttttattttcggttgaaagtcttattgaatttgatgtaaggactataaatcattattgaatttattgagatattaaagaaaaaaatttagatcgttatattttggatttaaattattgactaattatttcgttgttgttttaggatagtatgataagatgccttgcatgcttatgggaagagttttctatgagtatgcggcggttgccatgaccttcgattcacaatctcggatcgggggcgtgataattaatattatgaccctcgattcacaatctcggatcgggggcgtgacaattaatatggtaatattaattgtcatgcccccgacccgagattgtgaattgagggtcatggcaaccaccgtatactcatagaaaactcttcccataagcatgcatggcatcttatcatactatcctaaaacaacagcgaaataattagtcaataatttaaatccaaaatataacaacttaaatttttttctttaatgtctcaataaattcaacaatgattcatagtccttacatcaaattcaataagactttcaaccgaaaataaaagtatagagattctacttctgatcactcttccattcatatcttgtatcatcttaatttctcaacatctgtaaaaacagtaaaataggaggtaatgagctagacagcccagtaagcaatgatcacttctcaacagatttcatcagatatttaagtaaataattatttatagaaaataagcatatagagttcattaattcaaaattaatttttaattatgcaatataattcatgccaaattcatttctttttcgaaaattcaagtttctttcaagatttcaatttctttcattcttcaattctttttgtcaaccatgagctatgaccatattttccctgtggcagggtcataacaccgcgtatcttcttgcggtgagctgcgaatcatctgacaataaagtccttcggaactgttggtctctctgacggtttgtcgctggtctctctggtgacataaactctcaggacaaatcaattgccaatatatatgcccccattggtagggtcctttacatagccaggttgtcaattcatattgttcttatatcaaaattcttcataaatcatatttcatattctaatttcgataataaaatatataatcatgtagtatcgaaatcaatcaatataatgcatcatgaaatcaatatgttcaatcatgcttcatcataacatttcaaataagatattttcataacaaaatatcattcatccaattcatgcatcgttttacaaatcatgtcagaaaaatacattataatttatcgataaatctagaaaaaatgaaacattacttaccttaaatgcattctaataaatccacataattctataaatttttttccaaaaattctgttcgtagatcatattgcgatatcccattatcaaacatccacaacctatacagaatcaatttcaataattagaaagaatacgaataccatatttcaatggtttagattgggtccgatcatctaatttcatctaatcaaaatctaattaggacctaaacgatccaaactttgactatcagatcaaatcggataagaagtgataggaccgaggtttcttcatcgatttcataaaatcaagtagagagagaaaattagaggagagagaattcatgaggtacaatttgaattgatcaggtgacataatccaacattacgattgatccaatatctcgattggtgaaatcaacatgatcaaatcaagtcatgactagatcagaatcatggatgatcaaatctaaagattcatggtctgatcaaggtgggtgccaatacacTACCCAACAAACATGgttcaagattcttcatcagatcagaaatattaaaaattttttttattgataaatcgatcaagagagaaatcgatcgagagagaaatggttttagagagaaaattttagagagagaaaattttagagagagaaaattcatcttggactcctcggacgatatgattcaataaatctgatcgattagatcaaatcatgctgaaattatcatgtgaataatttaataaaattataaaaattaaaatctaaaaatacctaatttgatcaaagtgggtgccggtgtaccgtccggcgatcgcagatcaaaaaacccatcactaagatcatttaaattcatcatcattcttctcaaaattctaaaaaatcttaagagagagaaataatttagagagagaaagtagagagagaaagtccaattctagagagagaaaatactagttcagactgaaaggagagaggaaagagagagaaactctctttctcatattttattatttatatcattatttattaattaatttattttattttattttttttttctttctttttttttttctttttttcatggaagagagaggagagaaaatcctatttattattattatattattattatttttcttcttctttttcttctctttttttttttattttttatttgagctttgtgggctgggtttgttacatgggctgggccGGGTCACGACAGAATTCTAGTGCAAATTACTGGAAAACGTAGACAGCAATCCCTCCATGTTACTCCTGTACAGTGTTATATGAACAAACGGATGCATTCCACTGAACACTCGATGTGGTACAAAAGCAAAGAAACAGTATTTTACCAAGCACCAAAATCTCATAAAGATTGTAAAAAAGTCAGATTTGACATAACAACCAACATGCTAACCATCTTGTGTTCATTTATCTTTGCCTAACTATTTACAAAGCCAGAAAGACAGCTTCAAGTGCAGTGGTAGCGAGCAGACTGGGAAGGAAGGAGCTGCAGGTGCTGCTTGCAGCATTGTGCTTCCGGTGGCCAGCAGCAGCTCCATTCCTTGAGCCAGCCAGGCCCCCTCCAAGTAGTGGGATTAGCCTTCCATCAGGTGTGTTGGAATTGCCATCTGAGCCTCTACCACCACCATTATCAGATGAACCACCACGCCCTCCACCACCTGAACGGCCACCACCTGACCGTCCACCACCTGACCGTTTGTTGGTGATCATTTTGTTTACTCCTGCCATTTCCTGCATGTGGGCTGGAGGAGCGAAGTCCATAGAATGACAAAATCAGTGACATCGATGACTGTAACATATGTTGTTATCTATAACAGTCTCAAGGTTTGCGCTATGAAGTAATAAAACAAACCTAGGAACCAATAGAATAGTCCTTATCACAAAAGCTCCTCAAGGAAGTAGCCAAAGATCAAATGTAAACTGTTCATCGTTAGAAGATTACTATTGGCTGAaagtccataaaaaaaaaaaagcaaattttTTCATGGTTTGTATGGATCCTAAGTAAGACCACAACTAATGTATTGTTCATCACAAGACCACCTCTTTCATGAATATAGAAGAGGAAGAATAACATAATCATACAATTGGCAATTAGATATAGGGCAAaatagacctttttttttttttttttgttgaaacgGAGCATTCGTACAAGCCTAGTGTGAACAtatctagaaaattaaaaaaaaaaaaatccttgagCAGCTTTGGAGCCACCCTCACGTCCGTCTAAAAAAGGTCACTAAAGTACTTTGCAACAAATGTGGCCACCCAATCAATTGTAGTATTCATCTCCTAGAAGACATGCATGATAACTACGGCTGTGCACCCCGTCACCAATCTCGAGAGGTCCTATAAAAGAGGGTGAGTGGCATCTCCCCACGCACATCCCTAGATCCAAGTCACCATCATAGTGGAATCTCCCTCAGTGACTAGGTGGTTGGTTGGTAGAGTCTGCCACACATGCAATCCTTACTGGGGTGGCTCGAAGCTCCGCTCTAGGTACAGTGGGCTCGAAGAGGTGGCTCCCCCCAACTGCCATCAATTTGGAATCAGGCCCACAGATCACAAAGCCGGTGCCTCCTCGCCTGTCTCTGACACTGCCATCAAAATTGACCTTAAGGTATATCGATGGAGGGGGCTCTCAAATAATAAAAATCTGTCGAGCCGCTGCATGAGTAGAAGGAGAGTCTCAAATATTCGAGGACCTCGAGGCCACCTCAGTCAACTCCACTACTAAGGTGAGGCCTCTCTCCAAAATAAATCTCGCTAGGTACCTTTTGGACTCGAAAACCCAGATGTTCTTAGATAGTCAAATGTGgtgggtgttagatgtgtgccctagatgccagatcggctgacacattccagtacaaatctaagggcaaaattataattttgactataaatgaataaaagggttattcttctgtcacattgtgtacattgtgtctgtgatacatcctttgagttagtgagaatgttaattcatattttcaagagttgaaaatttaaggtatgaatttacataactaactcataaactgctcctgaccataggatcatcacgaggatggtgatcgatccggaaggttggtgtacgatcgcttccttagggtagatgagtcttgagtctacggtgtggagacaccggaatgagagtacaggtattcgttgagaacgagagtactgagcgtgaccacctcgagcagtcataagaaagtctaccttattgtcgatgactagctcgatgctgcagttgtgtgtctagttctttgacctgaggtgcatcgtcggttcaccttgagtgtgttatagtttgactataccataactcgatctcctagccatccgaaatcctgaggtgtatgttggctgtagcatattcattgtaggaaccagattgcatcaagatgggatctatcaaccttggtagatgagaggagtagtcctatggtgatcgaaagatcgagtccttaagcccatggccatggcagagtgaaataatggaaaagaattttcattgggattttcacatcggactcggatcgatcgattgattcatatgattgatgttgggtttgacgagttcaccttaactctaattcagtcgagactcatgatagaagaactcaattacacaggtagttgcaccgagaggttcatcttcagttctgatgggttgccaccatatactgttaggtgtcactggtggattttgggagcaattagaatgattttgatgatcgatcattctaattgtctgaatcagaagagttctgatccatcgaaaggagtttcgatgatgtcgataatgagatcacgacatatctcattaccatatagaattgaacctaactgggtcacataaacaagggttagggtctggatgtcatcaattggctagcccaattgatttggataagatccaataaggttcaaggaaatcgtgctagcactcaattgagcctaactttctcctcgtgtaatcttttctgtctctactgagccaaatgtgatctggctcatccagagaaccttggaaggTTTCTTTCagtttaaataaagcttgtccagctcagaaaaggcttgtcttaattcatgagatgaatttaagacaacacctgctaatttctagacctgccaatttcattttaagacatctgtcaaaagttgacatatgggtcttaaactgaagaggacttattggagaatttttgtggagtgtccacatgcctaaacttaataaattgggtgccataatcagattatggcatgagcccaattggatttaagtgggcgccccaaatggataagaaccaaagagtcctgataaacttggactctttggcgctaccttatttgagcctatccattgttggcaccaacataggagagagcatggagattcttatctgatgtgatcagatgatatcactccaccaatcaaagtttttttaaaatttattgaaattttttgattggtcgaatgatgtggcactacgcagcatacagggtctatataaacctgctgcacctagggtttcggggcaaaACTTGTTTTGTgaaaaaacccattggctgccaccccctcccctcttctctaatcctccctgctctcctttctcccctcttcacgtccaagaagttggacgttcatctggcataggtgcaaggcatggtgatgcctggaacagaaggctgcaggacttcttcgacaggctgctgctcaacttcaggaagacttttgaagatcttctaatcagatttagatctgatttttggagctaGAATTGAGGAGAAGatttccagatcctacctgagtgatactggtagaggccaggcgcttggtggctacatcagaacctcaggcagtgctgcgatcatctacagggtaattagattacccttgaggtatgtctatgtttctcatacttttagatttaattttaaaattaaaatattagataataaaattagatctaatagaattagatctaaatagcataggataaaaatttaaaatttattccacctcaatttgatgaaatctggaagatcctacacaggaaaaaggcgatttttccttcaagtggtatcagagccaggttgttggctctatttagatctaatttagatctgattttaattttaatttattgatattaaaaaatttagatatcacatcagatatataggatctgaaattaaaatatttaaaattaaatctaagatgatctaacatgcatgagatgcatgactagactaggattagttgaatccatgaatagtcttaagttttatattttaatgagattaaaatataaattaaatctaatttattctctatttttttgatgttataagtgttataatcaaatcaaaaataaaaaataaaattttaatttttccataaaattaatctgttacatgcctagactagttgtagaactgatctagtaacttgtctagagtagatttaattttgaatagtttaatttaaatcttatttttagatattacatgtgatgtatcagatctgaaagatgttaattagattatttttgatacatgaatgtatgcaaagcacgtattagttagatcttaaattgtatatgtgatatgttaatttagattaactagttttgtagttaaatttatatttctgttaaggtttcctcatggccgtccggtcataagaatgaagtagggatttaaaggccctctcctctccatTCAATGGgggttcatatgacgtgtaggggtgccgcacgttcattcttaatcagaaatcaaaacttacttttctgcaaaaccctagatcctaaatctaggatttattatacatgctttgtttatgaaccaaaataattaatgtattaagtttatgaaattaaattagtctaaaattgagaatttcagatctaagatattttcataaaattgggttcggcttgggtagctcaattaggtctagcgttgATCaaacgaatcaagagttggttaggtggacatgaaagctaataattgaccagcctaataggattaagtttgggtcaagatcgaatcacatttagaagtgactcgatcaagttaagaccaatttggctcaaagttagagtctggattgtaggctaacccaattagttctaggtttgacaatttggtgtctaaggtaagttcggcagatgcgaccgattggtttttaattggaagctactcgatcGAATGctttcttgtcgagttaatggcatatcccttccaccggtctcacttacctggccatatgtgtcgatctagttctgatttgaggtggctaacaatttgagctaacccatgccactaggttagtcataaatgttatgactatgtcaagtcaagtttaaagagactaaatcaaatcttcctaagaaaatattaagtctagatcttccaccattgtggatgtgcgggccttcccggagttgattgttcttgactggttacagtggctcaattgcatcggaaagatgcaaccatgtccattaggtattggatgctacggattagaggatgggttgggctcaatattttggatacggtgagggacccaatcaggaatctaattcgcgcaaatggtgggtttggcttaactaaggattggagcaatatcccagatacggtgagcttcatgaattagagaccaagttttgggtacaccatgattagagaatcattggataagagttgtctgctcatcggttgacccatcaccaataactgttaggtgaggtgatgagccagtcggtaagaccgcaccacccactagaaatcattaatcatgaagattttcacatctctaccaagggagtgtagggattgagaaaatagtgggagcctaatttgtttaaaaataaaatcctaaacaaattgattgagtttgattacaaaatctaactagaaactttcgactctctataggaaacatgtctgcctcaaaccccctgaccaaaattctagacactcatagacttatggaccaaattttaaggactgattgaggaactatagaattattctgggcttcaaaaaattgactcatgtcttagaccaggatccacctgccatgccagcacatccgattgctgaacagagagcatctctgaaaagtggagacgatgataacaaagccaggtactaaatgttgggtgcaatgtctgatgacttgcagtgccaacatgaaaatattttgactacccatcaaatgttggctcacctacaagagttgtttggtgaacagagtcgcgcagccaagtatcaagtctgtcaaagactttttaaggccaagatacgtgatgggcagtcagtccaagatcattatttgacaatgatcaaggatcttgaggagcttgagaagctcagtatcatcttagataaagattttcagattgatgtgatccttcagtccttgtccgatgcatatggtcagttcatcatgaactttcatatgcataagatgcaatgtaccttgccgagttaatgaatatgctggttacggctgagctttcaatgaaaggttcaaaaggctcagttcttactgtggagcagacttcttccaagaaaagtcttttggaaagaaaaagaagtctgtgaagatgcagaaggtggatgggaagaagaggaagcgaaactgtcctcagtacctggccaccctgaagaacaagaaggatggtccttctggaggtatgctcattatcgaatctaaccttacgatttcttctgcatccagttgggtacttgactttggttctagtgctcatttgtgcacttctatacagggtcttaaggagagcaggaggctgagggatggggagatgatccaacgcatcgaaaatagagtaagagttgctgcCGTGGTCGTGGAACCTACccttgtgattaccgttaggattaaatttagttttaagagactgttattatgtgcctgcagcaagcagaaatttgatttctatttcatgtttagcacaagaaggctatgtgattagctttcaaggaccattgtaatattttttatgaaaataataaagttgcaaatggttttgttattaatggtctctatcagttacatgttgatgtatctatttttaatattgagcaaaatgtgaatgccataggaattaaaaggcctagagatagtctaaatgataagtatctgtggcacctaaggctaggtcatatagcggaagatagggttaacaaattggagaaatccaggctactaagttcgttgactttcgagtcatatctagtttgtgaattatgccttcaaggcaaaatgaccaagctcccttttgtgggatatggggaaagggccacagacctacttgccctaatacatacggatgtgtgcggccatttgatgtgccgactagaggcaactttgtctacttcattacctttaccaatgatatgtctaggtacgggtatgtgtttctaatgaaacacaagtctgaagcctttgaaaaattcaaagaattcagacatgaggtagaaaaacaaacagaaaagctcattaaggttcttcgatcagatcgaggaggtgaatagcttagtcagaaatttctagactatcttaaggacaatggtatagtctcacaatggactccacctagaacgtctcaactcaacggggtttcagaacagagaaaccagaccctattagatatggtccgttccatgataagcttcacggacctccctgatttttttggggacattgtctcatgacagcaatttatgtattgaatagggttccctctaaaaccgttcctaccacactgtatgagatatggcatggtaagaagccaagtctgaatcatctcagaatatgGGGTTgctcggctcatgtcaagagaaagcagacggacaagttagagttcaggtcttttagagctcgattcataggatatcctaaagagtcattaggatactatttttatattctggaagaccacaatgtgattgtgagttgaaatgctatttttcttgaaaaatagtttattcaagatggtggcatcagaagaataattaagctcaaggagaatgtctctcaagagcaatgagctaaagaacctgaggaacccaatcaattagaactagtcctaacacaacctcttccacctcgtagatgactaggatttcccatcctcctgaaaggtacttaggtaccatacaagaggatgtagagaaaatgttcctcatgggaaatggggttcatggtgatgatcccaagacctatgatgaggcgatatcagatatcgatttcgagaaatggttagaggcaatgagatcagaaattgactcgatgcactcaaaccaagtctggaccttggtagatccacctaaaggtattgtacctattgggtgtaaatggatcttcaagagaaagataggtgcagatgggaatgtggagacattcaaggctaggctcgtagcaaaaggttatagtcagcgcgaaggcattgactatcaggataccttctcgcccgtagccatgctaaaatccatccgcacattgcttgctattgcagcctatttgattatgaaatatggcagatggatgtgaaaatggcgttcttaaatggacatcttgaggaagatatctatatggaacagccgcttggatttacatccagtgatgatgatcacaaggtctgcaagctgcaaaggtccatttatggacttaagcaagcatctcggagttggaatactcgtttcaatgatgttatcaaaatgtttggtttcatcaagaatgaggaggaaatatgtgtgttcaaaaaggtcagtgggagtgcagttgtcttcctcgtattgtacgtggatgacatcctcctaattgggaatgacattcccatgttgacctcagtcaaaatatgattgtctaaggagttctctatgaaagatctaggagaggcatcctttatatttggtattaaggtctatagagatagacaaaataggatgctgggactttcacagaagatgtacatagaggaggtgctaaagaggtttagcatggaaaactccaaaagaggtttattgccttttagacatggcattcatctctccaagaagatgtgccctagcacacctgaggaaattgaacgcatgagcaa
The DNA window shown above is from Elaeis guineensis isolate ETL-2024a chromosome 8, EG11, whole genome shotgun sequence and carries:
- the LOC105061434 gene encoding uncharacterized protein, translating into MGWFSSVPILLLVLFLLQVVQTSGTNDSAHMQEMAGVNKMITNKRSGGGRSGGGRSGGGGRGGSSDNGGGRGSDGNSNTPDGRLIPLLGGGLAGSRNGAAAGHRKHNAASSTCSSFLPSLLATTALEAVFLAL